From Granulicella sp. WH15, the proteins below share one genomic window:
- a CDS encoding DUF935 family protein: protein MADQTIPPLPPQGQLVTQQILQQAIMAGWLNTNAFSGLRDPTHIWQQMTYGGSQAIPLYRELEDKDDDVSSALDELKLSVLEREWTIEPGDDSQAALDARDFAKAQLDGVDFDAAMDTLLDAAPYGFSCAELMFDTSMGQASLLSIDDCPQEMFLFGERFQPQTGPIQLLDYVGSSTGTIVPAEKFAVFSYRGRSRNRMGRPLLKNAFWPSWFKRQILGLWLKAGGKANGTAVARYAEGASAQEMQFAVECAEGLVDGVAMAIPQNMDYDVDLLKVARGSDPGIYEKLFTQMQYAIARAIKGETLTSFGNEGGKGSNAQGNTHADTFEKRSISLAKKENAVINNQILRPVHLWNFGPNVPPPRFSWDIAEDKDLTGKLAIMTGAQRIGVPIPAKWAAQVLEIPPVGEDDQALIPNVSGAVPALPGAAFAESSEDVKEADFGIARLDKLSAQMKRESMIEFRTRTRQVAERLSRGGN from the coding sequence ATGGCAGACCAGACAATTCCGCCGCTGCCGCCGCAAGGGCAGCTCGTTACACAGCAGATATTGCAGCAGGCGATTATGGCCGGCTGGCTCAATACGAACGCATTCAGCGGCCTGCGCGACCCCACGCATATCTGGCAGCAGATGACCTACGGCGGCAGCCAAGCCATCCCGCTTTATCGCGAGCTGGAAGATAAGGACGATGATGTCAGCTCCGCACTAGACGAGCTGAAGCTCAGCGTTCTTGAGCGCGAGTGGACGATTGAGCCGGGCGACGACAGCCAGGCCGCCCTGGATGCCCGCGACTTCGCCAAGGCCCAGCTCGATGGCGTGGACTTTGACGCCGCGATGGATACGCTCCTCGACGCGGCACCGTATGGCTTCTCCTGCGCTGAGCTGATGTTCGATACGAGCATGGGGCAGGCATCGCTCTTATCGATCGATGATTGCCCACAGGAGATGTTTCTCTTCGGCGAGCGGTTCCAGCCTCAGACTGGTCCTATCCAGCTTCTCGACTATGTGGGGTCGTCTACGGGCACTATAGTTCCCGCCGAGAAATTTGCAGTCTTCAGCTATCGTGGCCGCTCGCGCAATCGCATGGGCAGGCCGCTTCTAAAGAATGCGTTCTGGCCCAGTTGGTTCAAGCGCCAGATTCTCGGCCTATGGCTCAAGGCGGGAGGTAAAGCAAATGGGACCGCCGTCGCACGATATGCGGAAGGAGCGTCCGCCCAGGAGATGCAGTTCGCTGTCGAGTGCGCAGAGGGCCTGGTAGATGGCGTTGCGATGGCCATTCCGCAGAATATGGATTACGACGTCGACCTTCTGAAGGTAGCCCGTGGAAGTGATCCGGGGATCTACGAGAAGCTCTTTACGCAGATGCAATACGCGATCGCGCGTGCAATCAAAGGGGAGACACTTACTAGCTTCGGCAATGAAGGCGGCAAAGGTTCCAATGCTCAGGGCAACACCCACGCGGACACATTTGAGAAGCGTTCGATCTCGCTGGCTAAGAAAGAGAATGCGGTAATCAATAATCAGATCCTTCGGCCCGTTCATCTCTGGAACTTCGGCCCAAACGTGCCCCCTCCACGGTTCAGTTGGGATATCGCCGAAGACAAGGATCTGACGGGCAAGCTTGCGATCATGACCGGGGCCCAGCGGATCGGCGTGCCGATCCCGGCCAAGTGGGCAGCTCAAGTGCTGGAGATCCCGCCCGTGGGCGAGGATGACCAGGCGCTGATCCCGAATGTCTCGGGAGCCGTCCCGGCTCTGCCTGGCGCGGCCTTCGCTGAGAGCAGCGAGGACGTAAAGGAGGCCGACTTCGGGATCGCTCGATTGGATAAGCTGTCGGCTCAGATGAAGCGGGAGTCGATGATTGAATTCCGCACTCGCACCCGGCAAGTCGCGGAGCGCCTCTCACGCGGTGGTAACTGA
- a CDS encoding terminase family protein — protein sequence MQRTAKGLMQAAVLGVGMIASGIAAPPSPPQPSHPAVLQMRPYQQRWIDDGARMKIAVKSARIGFSFATALEAVLDCIAHPKETWTVLSASKPQSVEFIQTCHTLLELMQGAVQLYQDESFYDELGEYEAIQQRVTLPNGSRIIALAANARTARGYPGNAILDEFGHHGESYAIWAAITRQTSLGHKIRVLSTPNGEQGKFYDLCKELGLVDGVAPEHNFQKYKGWSVHWIDAEMAIADGCPINMEEMQQMIQDDDVVNQEFRCIFLKSTGAWLPLELIQSAEDDGATLDLPGGYRPRGKLFAGIDVGRVGDQTTFWLKEQIGDVLWTRMVIALHGVTFPKQCEMLTPYVKMTSRTALDSTGMGIALWDLLNVSCPGKVMGVNFAGSSRLRDEKRKKNRATTATEDGAVSMKVDLAIKLKRSMEGAKERIPYHMDIRTELQAIKRVPTSTGVTFDAPRVPIETAVAGGAKQKGYQHADRFWACALATYSAGSNTVSVGMARSSNPTVGQQLRGY from the coding sequence ATGCAGCGCACAGCTAAGGGGCTGATGCAGGCGGCTGTCCTCGGCGTTGGCATGATCGCCAGCGGCATAGCCGCGCCCCCGAGTCCCCCGCAGCCGTCGCACCCCGCTGTATTGCAGATGAGGCCGTACCAGCAGCGCTGGATCGACGACGGCGCTCGCATGAAGATCGCGGTCAAGTCTGCCCGCATCGGCTTCTCATTTGCCACGGCGCTCGAAGCGGTCCTCGACTGCATCGCCCATCCGAAAGAAACATGGACGGTCCTCAGCGCTTCGAAGCCTCAGTCGGTTGAGTTCATTCAGACGTGCCACACGCTGCTTGAGCTGATGCAGGGAGCTGTCCAGCTCTATCAGGACGAGAGCTTCTATGACGAGCTGGGCGAGTACGAAGCCATCCAGCAGCGCGTCACTCTTCCTAATGGGTCTCGCATCATCGCACTTGCGGCGAACGCAAGAACGGCGCGTGGTTATCCAGGCAACGCCATCCTGGACGAGTTTGGCCATCATGGTGAGAGCTATGCGATCTGGGCTGCTATTACACGGCAGACGTCTCTCGGTCATAAGATCCGCGTACTATCTACGCCGAACGGCGAGCAGGGTAAGTTCTACGACCTATGCAAAGAACTGGGACTTGTAGATGGAGTAGCCCCCGAGCATAACTTCCAGAAGTACAAGGGCTGGTCCGTTCATTGGATCGACGCCGAGATGGCGATCGCGGACGGCTGCCCGATCAACATGGAAGAGATGCAGCAGATGATCCAGGATGACGATGTCGTCAACCAGGAGTTCCGTTGCATCTTCCTGAAATCTACTGGCGCATGGCTGCCGCTCGAACTTATCCAGAGCGCCGAGGACGATGGTGCGACGCTCGATCTGCCTGGAGGCTATAGGCCGCGTGGGAAGCTCTTCGCAGGTATCGACGTCGGACGCGTGGGTGACCAGACTACTTTCTGGCTCAAAGAGCAGATCGGCGATGTGCTCTGGACGCGTATGGTCATCGCGCTGCATGGTGTGACCTTCCCCAAGCAGTGCGAGATGTTGACGCCCTATGTGAAGATGACGAGCCGCACAGCGCTCGACTCGACAGGCATGGGTATTGCTCTATGGGATCTATTGAACGTGAGCTGTCCCGGCAAGGTTATGGGCGTGAATTTCGCAGGTTCGAGCCGACTCCGCGACGAGAAGCGCAAAAAGAACCGCGCTACGACTGCCACTGAGGACGGTGCGGTGAGCATGAAGGTTGACCTCGCCATCAAGCTCAAGCGTTCGATGGAAGGCGCGAAGGAACGTATCCCGTATCACATGGACATCCGGACGGAGCTGCAGGCCATCAAGCGCGTGCCGACGTCGACAGGCGTTACCTTCGACGCTCCGCGTGTGCCGATCGAGACGGCAGTAGCCGGTGGAGCAAAGCAGAAGGGCTACCAGCACGCCGATCGCTTCTGGGCGTGTGCCCTGGCGACATACTCTGCGGGGTCAAACACCGTATCGGTCGGGATGGCTAGAAGCTCCAACCCCACAGTGGGACAACAGTTGAGAGGTTATTGA
- a CDS encoding DUF1320 domain-containing protein: protein MAYAAQSDLVPGRIQSLTLAQLTGDGRPPEIDPGVVSEKLDEASGQVELYCRLRYKLPLQPTNELVGLTCTIAIYLLYSRRTGPIPEAVTNNYQDAMKMLRDISAGKASLDQPIGTIDQASSGPVVRSTRPNKFSDRNLRGFE from the coding sequence ATGGCATACGCAGCACAGTCCGACCTGGTACCGGGCCGCATCCAGTCGCTGACACTCGCTCAGTTGACCGGCGACGGCAGACCGCCGGAGATCGATCCCGGCGTCGTCTCCGAGAAGCTGGACGAAGCCTCGGGCCAGGTCGAGCTGTACTGTCGTCTTCGCTACAAGCTGCCGCTGCAGCCGACGAACGAGCTGGTTGGCCTTACCTGCACAATCGCGATCTACCTGCTCTATTCGCGCCGCACAGGCCCGATCCCCGAAGCAGTCACCAATAACTACCAGGACGCCATGAAGATGCTGCGAGACATCTCAGCCGGAAAGGCCAGCCTGGATCAACCGATCGGGACTATCGATCAAGCATCGTCGGGACCTGTAGTTCGCTCTACTCGGCCCAACAAATTCAGCGATCGCAACTTGAGAGGCTTCGAATAA
- a CDS encoding phage minor head protein has product MARPQLVDILATHLAAANVLGRVDVLTAAKRRTGKSLPLATSSRLNFAEAGADSLNLGFGFDLPNDDAAQYIRSLTPVTKETFDGLTAQYRRLAFTLAGNADLRLIKNVRDELADVVQHGGNSDDFAAVVNKMTSDEGVERINAFSLDNAFEIATHRAYGQGRYEQQTDPAMVDALPFWTFLTMRDDAVRPAHAALEGFTARATDPVWNRIYPPCDFGCRCTTIAKLPSEVSDDASEDGTTRLGVLRMAAAAPVSFGGLF; this is encoded by the coding sequence ATGGCGCGTCCCCAGCTCGTCGACATCCTGGCTACGCACCTGGCTGCGGCGAATGTACTCGGAAGAGTCGACGTGCTGACTGCGGCAAAGCGGAGGACTGGTAAGTCGCTTCCCCTGGCGACAAGCTCACGCCTCAACTTCGCCGAAGCCGGTGCGGATAGTTTGAATCTTGGCTTCGGTTTTGACTTACCCAACGATGACGCCGCGCAGTACATCAGGTCACTTACTCCAGTTACAAAGGAGACCTTCGATGGACTTACTGCGCAATATCGCAGGTTGGCCTTCACTCTTGCCGGGAACGCCGATCTTCGACTTATCAAGAATGTCCGCGATGAGTTAGCCGACGTTGTGCAACACGGCGGCAATAGCGATGACTTCGCCGCAGTCGTCAATAAGATGACCAGCGACGAAGGAGTTGAGCGTATCAATGCGTTCAGCCTGGATAATGCCTTCGAGATCGCGACGCACAGAGCATATGGCCAAGGGCGCTACGAGCAGCAGACTGATCCTGCAATGGTGGATGCGCTTCCGTTCTGGACATTCCTCACCATGCGCGATGATGCAGTTCGTCCTGCGCACGCGGCACTCGAAGGCTTTACGGCGCGTGCTACCGATCCTGTGTGGAACAGAATCTATCCTCCATGTGATTTCGGTTGCAGATGTACCACCATCGCCAAACTACCCAGCGAAGTAAGTGACGATGCGAGTGAAGACGGAACTACAAGGCTAGGCGTTCTAAGGATGGCCGCCGCCGCACCGGTTAGTTTTGGTGGCCTCTTCTAG